One genomic region from Nymphaea colorata isolate Beijing-Zhang1983 chromosome 10, ASM883128v2, whole genome shotgun sequence encodes:
- the LOC116262458 gene encoding uncharacterized protein LOC116262458 isoform X1 — protein MTGNESVLFRSLVEKADRKFAKVRDLPAHGRDRCDAYFRKVFKVYTKLWRFQQENRATLVEAGLKRWEIGEIASRIGQLYYQQYLRTSETRFLLESFVFYEAILKREYFKGCYGNLDLALKELRFLARFLVVCLFLNRVELVEHLSDLLKARVEECRKKFEDRHFKEWKRVVQEIVRFLKADAACMDARPLRYHEHAAPDLSFGHLSNFQLGKALKLQDALLTSYHPNEVKFTELTLDTFRMLQCLEWKPSESFFQTHSLELCENGVSGDLTAAASRVNLVDDGLDSALPAGPRKAVLYRPSVTNLIAVIATICEELPADGIFLLYISAPGKVNQSPTSSPCVNSFRHVKVGRQAVDYFSKSGPVSQTSTANCHKDNHSHSHPMNKRIEDTKDYLGGFLWLGPRGRGLNNLYPGDIIPFTRRPLFLIIDSDNSDAFKAIHGAERGEAAALLLSPGKSTFLASSAIDSTHDGSQFTFFLTSPLQAFCQLVGLCAASIDVDMYSRAENIFSSLLSQWETILCTSDCLDHVWVRVLGDPFLRQLILRFIFCRSALSLFVLSHNNSQCLPTCLPRLPDRLSPSSAIIQSSIHRLANSLRAVSYFTFTNIVNHVPSGSTFELSEIQEVG, from the exons ATGACGGGGAACGAGAGCGTGCTTTTCCGTTCACTCGTGGAGAAGGCAGACCGGAAGTTTGCTAAGGTTAGGGATTTGCCGGCTCACGGTCGGGACCGGTGCGACGCGTACTTTCGCAAGGTTTTCAAGGTCTACACGAAGCTGTGGCGGTTCCAACAGGAGAACCGAGCGACGCTTGTTGAGGCCGGGCTGAAACGGTGGGAGATCGGTGAGATAGCGTCTCGGATCGGCCAGCTCTATTATCAACAGTACCTCCGTACGAGCGAGACGCGATTCCTGCTCGAGTCGTTCGTCTTCTACGAGGCGATCCTGAAGCGGGAGTATTTCAAGGGGTGTTACGGCAACCTTGACCTCGCGCTCAAGGAGTTGCGATTTCTGGCAAGGTTTCTGGTCGTTTGTTTGTTTCTGAATCGGGTGGAGTTGGTTGAGCACCTCTCTGATCTCTTGAAGGCGAGGGTGGAAGAATGCAGGAAGAAGTTTGAG GATAGACATTTTAAGGAATGGAAGCGAGTGGTTCAAGAAATTGTCAGGTTTCTGAAAGCTGATGCAGCATGTATGGATGCCAGGCCCTTGAGATATCATGAACATGCAGCTCCTGATCTAAGTTTCGGCCATTTGTCTAATTTTCAGTTGGGAAAGGCTCTGAAACTACAAGATGCATTGTTAACTAGTTATCATCCTAATGAG GTGAAGTTTACAGAGCTTACTCTGGACACTTTCAGAATGCTGCAGTGTCTGGAATGGAAGCCTAGTGAATCCTTTTTCCAGACACATTCTCTAGAATTGTGTGAGAATGGTGTCTCTGGTGATCTTACTGCAGCAGCTAGTCGTGTGAACCTCGTTGATGATGGCTTGGATTCAGCTTTGCCTGCAGGCCCCAGAAAAGCGGTTCTTTATCGTCCATCAGTAACGAATTTAATTGCG GTGATTGCTACAATATGCGAGGAACTCCCCGCAGATGGCATTTTCCTTTTGTATATTTCAGCACCAG GGAAGGTCAATCAAAGCCCCACATCATCACCTTGTGTGAACTCTTTCAGACATGTAAAAGTGGGTCGTCAAGCTGTTGATTACTTTTCAAAGTCAGGTCCCGTTTCTCAAACAAGTACAGCAAACTGCCATAAAGACAACCATTCACATTCTCATCCTATGAATAAAAGGATAGAAGACACCAAGGACTATCTAGGTGGCTTTCTGTGGCTTGGTCCTCGTGGAAGAG GTTTGAACAACTTGTATCCTGGTGATATAATTCCTTTTACAAGGAGACCCCTCTTCCTAATCATTGATAGTGACAACAGCGATGCATTCAAG gCAATACATGGTGCAGAAAGAGGTGAGGCTGCTGCTTTGCTCCTCTCTCCTGGGAAATCAACATTCCTTGCGTCATCAGCAATTGATTCGACACATGATGGAAGCCAGTTCACTTTTTTCCTGACTTCTCCATTACAAGCATTTTGTCAGCTAGTTGGTCTCTGTGCTGCTAGCATTGATGTG GATATGTACAGCAGGGCAGAGAACATCTTTTCCTCATTATTATCTCAATGGGAGACAATATTGTGTACATCTGACTGCCTAGATCATGTCTGGGTGCGGGTTTTAGGCGATCCATTTCTGAGACAGCTGATCCTAAG GTTCATCTTCTGTAGATCGGCTCtctctttgtttgttttatCACACAACAATAGCCAATGTTTACCAACTTGCCTGCCCCGGCTTCCAGATCGCCTTTCACCTTCCTCTGCGATCATACAGTCAAGCATACACAGGCTGGCCAACAGTTTGAGGGCTGTTAGCTACTTTACTTTTACCAACATTGTTAATCATGTGCCCTCAGGCTCTACTTTCGAGTTGTCTGAAATTCAAGAAGTGGGTTGA
- the LOC116263261 gene encoding uncharacterized protein LOC116263261 produces MEFSAGWKSIWTVGSVYPAPLFLSGDSAKALGPLIFGPAAPPSTLLPALGTPPTSYDPPSASELRDSIVNFHRSFDQFVPLPVLSSIAHEDDELSRRFSERFSPGNALQKLECRNGDFLLLFPVGYNSDSIGAVIFSGDAWKDARERLQAEKKGSFFRLSPGLGHRILRISAQSRVSHPMSSQVCVPATEGFLLACTSYSAYWYRVDIKHGRPALVHLVFATFRTHISHACWSPHLPEESAIILANGELRLFDLSSYVGSLKLPLRAHGRAIAKNLGRFGSDDSEEEWWSCDFSWHPRIFIVACGNVVLLVDSRGADAIASVVANIEVCDSFRLHSLENDRFVSCCKSSFNHFQFVVASNYYLLLYDTRQPLTPLLQWDHCVHSPRHTEIHKLRDLRPSNGEFKWASDSGFVILVGSFRYSEFSIFCYGPHPDAHPPLDSPSLVYAWELPSELKLSGKDCSCRVCITEKEIGFPMKSSDEETKLSGFCMVTSEEHLPLRNQYGSDRLPDDRSGGFGLMKLFSSGKLEYQSCRAAYSFSCLKKGATADSDNLFVEMEVEEEEIQEEEIHPRFRCFDLRYLLHYLNGGSDLIDALRMQKLASDEVLKDCTMLSYAKTSKELVSSLLDNAGVKMIGSPLIKDSINKVTIPSSIFEVACGMLWTGVSLDLLKFAFFRDSDLQTSQESSVHFLDVPSSVIQFPPFFLRLPAKRGEIFQRGTPKNHALVGPVLPLPILLSLQHMGSDERNCASEDKLNDYTAEMKVHNQCQELLKACESHVSSEPSHRPVEPAVSLSNDNDEYFASQEVEREDLLVFHKPQADCKLNNVCSESFRENGNHASTASASTSPSSVGKKFDVGKKFDVLISRVHGKSAALDGGEKDLLDQFDDLCPVKLSFSASKLDVTPAEAKTYKCLIRQFSQWQGKFDPYKKHAPWKMDK; encoded by the coding sequence ATGGAGTTCTCGGCGGGCTGGAAATCCATCTGGACAGTTGGCTCCGTCTACCCGGCGCCTCTCTTCCTCTCCGGCGACTCGGCCAAAGCCCTAGGTCCCCTCATCTTCGGTCCCGCCGCCCCTCCCTCGACTCTCCTTCCGGCTTTGGGAACACCACCGACGAGTTATGACCCTCCCTCCGCCTCCGAACTCCGCGATTCCATCGTCAACTTTCACCGGAGCTTCGACCAGTTCGTCCCGTTACCTGTCCTATCCTCCATTGCCCATGAGGATGATGAGCTCAGCCGCCGGTTTTCGGAACGCTTCTCTCCCGGCAACGCCCTCCAGAAACTAGAGTGCAGGAACGGTGACTTCTTGCTTCTTTTCCCCGTAGGCTACAACTCTGACTCTATAGGTGCCGTTATCTTCTCCGGCGATGCCTGGAAGGATGCCCGGGAAAGGCTTCAGGCAGAGAAGAAAGGAAGCTTCTTCAGATTGTCTCCGGGATTGGGCCACCGGATTCTTCGGATATCGGCGCAGTCTAGGGTTTCTCATCCCATGTCGTCACAAGTATGCGTTCCTGCTACTGAAGGCTTTCTCCTAGCCTGTACTTCTTACTCAGCTTACTGGTACAGGGTCGATATCAAGCATGGCAGGCCTGCTTTAGTTCATCTGGTGTTCGCGACGTTTCGAACCCACATTTCTCATGCTTGCTGGAGTCCTCACCTGCCTGAAGAGAGCGCAATCATCTTAGCTAATGGAGAATTGCGTTTATTTGACCTGAGTTCATATGTTGGGTCTCTAAAACTGCCACTCAGGGCTCATGGTAGAGCAATCGCGAAAAATTTGGGTCGTTTTGGGTCTGATGACTCTGAAGAAGAGTGGTGGAGTTGTGATTTCTCTTGGCATCCGCGGATTTTTATCGTCGCTTGTGGCAATGTGGTGCTTTTGGTCGATTCTAGAGGCGCGGATGCAATAGCGAGCGTTGTTGCAAATATCGAAGTCTGCGATTCGTTTAGACTTCATTCGCTCGAAAACGATCGTTTCGTTTCGTGCTGCAAGTCTAGCTTTAATCATTTTCAGTTCGTTGTTGCTTCCAATTATTATTTGCTTCTTTATGACACACGGCAGCCATTAACGCCCCTTCTGCAATGGGACCATTGCGTTCACAGTCCCCGTCACACTGAGATTCATAAGTTGCGTGATCTAAGGCCATCGAATGGTGAGTTTAAGTGGGCTTCTGATTCGGGGTTTGTGATATTGGTGGGTTCTTTTAGATATAGCGAGTTCAGTATCTTCTGCTATGGACCTCATCCTGATGCTCATCCGCCATTAGATTCCCCAAGTCTGGTATATGCTTGGGAGCTACCATCAGAGCTGAAATTGTCAGGAAAGGACTGTTCTTGCCGCGTATGTATCACTGAGAAGGAAATTGGGTTCCCCATGAAGTCTTCTGATGAAGAAACGAAATTATCAGGGTTCTGCATGGTCACCAGTGAAGAACATTTGCCCTTGAGGAATCAATATGGTTCAGATAGACTTCCAGACGATAGGTCTGGGGGATTTGGCTTGATGAAGTTGTTCTCATCTGGGAAACTTGAATACCAAAGTTGTAGGGCTGCTTATAGCTTTTCTTGTCTGAAAAAAGGAGCTACTGCCGATTCAGACAATTTGTTTGTGGAGATGGAGGTCGAGGAAGAAGAAATACAGGAAGAAGAAATACATCCAAGGTTCAGATGCTTTGATCTCCGTTATCTCCTTCACTATCTTAATGGCGGTTCAGACCTTATTGATGCTCTTCGGATGCAAAAGCTCGCCTCAGATGAAGTACTGAAGGATTGCACAATGCTTTCTTACGCGAAAACGTCCAAGGAATTAGTAAGTAGCCTGTTAGACAATGCTGGAGTTAAGATGATTGGTTCGCCTCTAATTAAAGATTCCATTAATAAGGTGACCATCCCTAGCAGTATATTTGAAGTAGCCTGTGGAATGCTGTGGACAGGTGTCTCGTTAGACCTATTGAAATTTGCATTCTTCAGGGATTCAGACCTGCAAACTAGCCAAGAGAGTAGCGTGCATTTTCTGGACGTCCCTTCATCTGTTATCCAGTTCCCACCATTCTTTTTGAGGTTACCAGCAAAGAGAGGTGAGATTTTCCAACGCGGCACGCCAAAGAACCATGCTCTTGTTGGTCCAGTGCTTCCTCTCCCCATTTTACTTTCTCTTCAACACATGGGCAGTGACGAACGTAATTGTGCTTCAGAAGACAAATTGAATGATTATACTGCTGAAATGAAAGTGCATAATCAGTGTCAGGAGCTCCTCAAGGCTTGTGAGAGTCATGTATCATCTGAACCTTCCCACAGGCCGGTCGAACCTGCTGTTTCCCTTTCCAATGATAACGATGAATATTTTGCTTCTCAGGAAGTAGAACGTGAGGATCTATTGGTTTTCCATAAGCCCCAAGCTGATTGTAAGTTGAACAACGTATGCTCTGAAAGCTTTCGTGAGAATGGCAATCATGCTTCCACTGCGTCTGCATCTACATCACCAAGTAGTGTTGGCAAAAAATTTGATGTTGGCAAAAAATTTGATGTTCTTATTTCTCGTGTGCATGGAAAGTCCGCTGCCTTGGATGGTGGGGAGAAGGATCTTCTGGATCAGTTCGATGATTTATGCCCTGTTAAGTTGAGTTTCAGTGCTTCTAAATTAGATGTTACACCGGCGGAGGCGAAGACATATAAATGCTTGATAAGACAGTTTTCTCAATGGCAAGGAAAGTTTGACCCGTATAAAAAGCATGCACCTTGGAAGATGGATAAATAA
- the LOC116262458 gene encoding uncharacterized protein LOC116262458 isoform X2, with the protein MTGNESVLFRSLVEKADRKFAKVRDLPAHGRDRCDAYFRKVFKVYTKLWRFQQENRATLVEAGLKRWEIGEIASRIGQLYYQQYLRTSETRFLLESFVFYEAILKREYFKGCYGNLDLALKELRFLARFLVVCLFLNRVELVEHLSDLLKARVEECRKKFEDRHFKEWKRVVQEIVRFLKADAACMDARPLRYHEHAAPDLSFGHLSNFQLGKALKLQDALLTSYHPNEVKFTELTLDTFRMLQCLEWKPSESFFQTHSLELCENGVSGDLTAAASRVNLVDDGLDSALPAGPRKAVLYRPSVTNLIAVIATICEELPADGIFLLYISAPGKVNQSPTSSPCVNSFRHVKVGRQAVDYFSKSGPVSQTSTANCHKDNHSHSHPMNKRIEDTKDYLGGFLWLGPRGRGLNNLYPGDIIPFTRRPLFLIIDSDNSDAFKAGNTWCRKR; encoded by the exons ATGACGGGGAACGAGAGCGTGCTTTTCCGTTCACTCGTGGAGAAGGCAGACCGGAAGTTTGCTAAGGTTAGGGATTTGCCGGCTCACGGTCGGGACCGGTGCGACGCGTACTTTCGCAAGGTTTTCAAGGTCTACACGAAGCTGTGGCGGTTCCAACAGGAGAACCGAGCGACGCTTGTTGAGGCCGGGCTGAAACGGTGGGAGATCGGTGAGATAGCGTCTCGGATCGGCCAGCTCTATTATCAACAGTACCTCCGTACGAGCGAGACGCGATTCCTGCTCGAGTCGTTCGTCTTCTACGAGGCGATCCTGAAGCGGGAGTATTTCAAGGGGTGTTACGGCAACCTTGACCTCGCGCTCAAGGAGTTGCGATTTCTGGCAAGGTTTCTGGTCGTTTGTTTGTTTCTGAATCGGGTGGAGTTGGTTGAGCACCTCTCTGATCTCTTGAAGGCGAGGGTGGAAGAATGCAGGAAGAAGTTTGAG GATAGACATTTTAAGGAATGGAAGCGAGTGGTTCAAGAAATTGTCAGGTTTCTGAAAGCTGATGCAGCATGTATGGATGCCAGGCCCTTGAGATATCATGAACATGCAGCTCCTGATCTAAGTTTCGGCCATTTGTCTAATTTTCAGTTGGGAAAGGCTCTGAAACTACAAGATGCATTGTTAACTAGTTATCATCCTAATGAG GTGAAGTTTACAGAGCTTACTCTGGACACTTTCAGAATGCTGCAGTGTCTGGAATGGAAGCCTAGTGAATCCTTTTTCCAGACACATTCTCTAGAATTGTGTGAGAATGGTGTCTCTGGTGATCTTACTGCAGCAGCTAGTCGTGTGAACCTCGTTGATGATGGCTTGGATTCAGCTTTGCCTGCAGGCCCCAGAAAAGCGGTTCTTTATCGTCCATCAGTAACGAATTTAATTGCG GTGATTGCTACAATATGCGAGGAACTCCCCGCAGATGGCATTTTCCTTTTGTATATTTCAGCACCAG GGAAGGTCAATCAAAGCCCCACATCATCACCTTGTGTGAACTCTTTCAGACATGTAAAAGTGGGTCGTCAAGCTGTTGATTACTTTTCAAAGTCAGGTCCCGTTTCTCAAACAAGTACAGCAAACTGCCATAAAGACAACCATTCACATTCTCATCCTATGAATAAAAGGATAGAAGACACCAAGGACTATCTAGGTGGCTTTCTGTGGCTTGGTCCTCGTGGAAGAG GTTTGAACAACTTGTATCCTGGTGATATAATTCCTTTTACAAGGAGACCCCTCTTCCTAATCATTGATAGTGACAACAGCGATGCATTCAAGGCAG gCAATACATGGTGCAGAAAGAGGTGA
- the LOC116262320 gene encoding uncharacterized protein LOC116262320 isoform X1 yields MWVFYLISLPLTLGLVSVTLRYFAGPDVPRYVLFTVGYAWFCSLSIIILVPADIWTTIIGHDKGGIAFFWAWSYWSTFALTWAVVPTIQGYEDAGDFTVTERLKTSVHGNLVFYVTVGSIGLFGVILLIIMHKHWSGGVVGLAMACSNTFGLVTGAFLLGFGLSEIPKSIWRNADWGTRQKILSHRVAKMAVNLDNAHQDLSNAIVIAQATSNQMSKRDPLRPYMDVIDDMLLQMFREDPTFKPTGGRLGENDMDYDADEKSMATLRRQLRRAREEYYRYRSEYMTYVMEALELEDTIKSYERGSASGWKYVSSFRSARTGSTGEFLDTIEWIWRCVLTKQLEKLLAVLLGCISAAILLAEATLLPSVDLSLFSILIKAVGKQEMLVQVAALVPLFYMCICTYYSLFKIGMLMFYSLTPRQTSSVSLLMICSMVARYAPPISYNFLNLIRLHGDAKTTFEKRMGNIDDAVPFFGRGFNRIYPLIMVVYTLLVASNFFDKVINFFGSWKRLRFQNDTEDMDGFDPSGVIILQKERSWLEKGSNVGEHVIPLARNFNDVSADAESGNLPMIPVKNVNGVAENDPFELKSVGAGLSRDDRKGFQAVSNGDRRYENGRESIMSNYGFKDQQGRQPKPSASASLQEAGNLKSGPNLRDSMISPSGLANTWTSMKTNFQNFRANLGAKRFLPLRQTQENMPNSGSKTESLDEIFERLKKHPERGRDDDFCYDD; encoded by the exons ATGTGGGTCTTCTACCTCATATCGCTGCCCCTAACCCTGGGGTTGGTTTCCGTAACGCTCAGGTATTTCGCAGGGCCAGACGTCCCTCGTTACGTCCTCTTCACTGTCGGCTACGCCTGGTTCTGCTCCCTTTCCATCATCATCCTCGTCCCTGCCGACATCTGGACG ACAATTATTGGCCATGACAAGGGAGGTATCGCATTTTTCTGGGCCTGGTCATATTGGAGTACGTTTGCCCTTACTTG GGCTGTGGTGCCCACTATCCAGGGTTATGAAGATGCTGGTGATTTTACAGTGACGGAGAGGCTAAAGACCAGTGTACATGGGAACCTTGTCTTTTATGTTACTGTTGGTTCCATTGGCCTTTTTGGAGTTATTCTACTCATAATCATGCACAAACACTG GAGCGGGGGGGTTGTTGGATTGGCCATGGCATGTTCCAATACATTTGGGCTTGTTACTGGTGCCTTTCTTTTGGGATTTGGCTTAAGCGAGATACCAAAGAGCATTTGGAGGAATGCAGATTGGGGAACCCGACAGAAAATTCTCTCTCATCGAGTTGCTAAAATGGCTGTGAATCTTGACAATGCTCATCAAGATTTGTCTAATGCAATTGTG ATTGCTCAAGCAACGTCAAATCAGATGTCTAAGCGTGATCCATTGAGGCCCTATATGGATGTTATTGATGATATGCTGCTTCAAATG TTTAGAGAAGACCCTACTTTCAAACCAACTGGTGGCAGATTAGGGGAAAATGACATGGACTACGATGCAGATGAAAAGTCAATGGCTACACTTAGAAGACAACTTAGAAGAGCTCGGGAGGAATACTATCGGTATAGAAG TGAATACATGACCTATGTCATGGAGGCCTTAGAATTGGAAGACACTATAAAAAGTTATGAACGTGGTAGTGCATCTGGATG GAAATATGTTTCAAGTTTTAGATCTGCTCGCACAGGCAGTACTGGAGAATTCTTGGATACGATAG AGTGGATTTGGCGATGTGTACTCACGAAGCAGCTTGAGAAGTTATTGGCTGTCCTGCTTGGATGTATCTCAGCTGCCATCCTTCTTGCAGAGGCTACACTCCTTCCAAGTGTCGACCTATCTCTTTTCTCCATTCTGATCAAAGCAGTTGGAAAGCAAGAGATGCTTGTGCAG GTTGCTGCACTTGTTCCTTTATTCTACATGTGCATTTGTACATATTACTCCTTATTCAAGATTGGGATGTTGATGTTCTATTCATTGACTCCAAGGCAAACAAGCTCGGTGAGCTTGCTTATGATTTGTTC GATGGTTGCTCGTTATGCCCCTCCAATatcttacaattttttaaatctcATCCGGCTTCATGGAGATGCCAAAACTACCTTTGAAAAG CGAATGGGAAATATTGATGATGCTGTTCCATTCTTTGGGCGGGGATTTAACAGAATTTACCCTCTAATCATGGTTGTTTACACGCTGTTGGTGGCAAGCAATTTTTTTGATAAAGTAATCAACTTTTTTGGTAGCTGGAAGAGGCTCAGATTTCAGAATGACACAGAAGACATGGATGGTTTTGATCCATCAGGAGTCATCATCTTGCAGAAAG AGCGATCCTGGCTTGAGAAAGGGTCCAATGTCGGTGAGCATGTCATTCCATTGGCTAGGAACTTCAATGATGTAAGCGCAGATGCAGAATCTGGTAACTTGCCCATG ATACCTGTGAAAAATGTGAATGGTGTTGCAGAGAACGACCCTTTTGAATTGAAATCAGTGGGAGCTGGTTTATCCAGGGATGACCGGAAAGGGTTTCAAGCTGTCAGTAATGGTGATCGGAGATATGAAAATGGTCGAGAAAGCATAATGAGCAATTATGGTTTCAAAGATCAGCAGGGAAGGCAGCCTAAGCCTTCTGCTTCAGCCTCTCTGCAGGAAGCAGGAAACCTCAAAAGTGGACCTAATTTGAGAGATTCGATGATCAGTCCATCTGGATTGGCAAACACATGGACATCGATGAAGACTAATTTCCAGAATTTCAGGGCAAATTTAGGGGCCAAGAGATTCTTGCCACTCCGCCAAACCCAGGAAAATATGCCAAATTCTGGTTCCAAGACGGAATCTCTGGACGAGATTtttgaaagattgaaaaaacACCCTGAGAGGGGCAGGGACGATGACTTCTGTTACGATGACTGA
- the LOC116262321 gene encoding uncharacterized protein LOC116262321, whose translation MAMPWTSSSDAYGSRCLKHPDRRPSPGVCSLCLKERLAHLSSCKPSYSSSASLSLSSPNSHHSSRSTSSSFLDYSSSSPSTPSRPPPASSSCAAAQPRSRMSYLIHKEGRFTERSGRLWPLRRSSSAAFEVKKSNLEKKQKKIASGDGGGGNGLWSLLLLKRRKEVAEEDQKARSRSWRLTHPKTVKDIIPLGVI comes from the coding sequence ATGGCGATGCCATGGACGTCGTCCTCGGATGCTTATGGCAGCAGGTGCCTTAAGCACCCCGACCGCCGCCCTTCTCCCGGCGTCTGCTCCCTCTGCCTCAAGGAACGCCTCGCCCACCTGTCCAGCTGCAAGCCCTCCTATTCCTCCTCcgcttccctctccctctcctcccctAACTCCCACCATTCCTCCCGCTccacctcctcttccttcctcgactactcctcctcttccccctcCACCCCTTCTCGCCCTCCTCCTGCTTCCTCCTCTTGCGCCGCCGCCCAACCACGTTCCCGGATGTCGTACCTGATACACAAGGAGGGTCGATTCACCGAGAGATCCGGCAGGCTGTGGCCTCTCAGAAGGAGCAGTTCCGCCGCTTTCGAGGTCAAGAAATCCAACCtggagaagaagcagaagaagatcgccagtggtgatggtggtggtggcaacGGTTTGTGGTCGTTGCTTCTCCTGAAGCGGAGGAAGGAGGTGGCGGAGGAGGATCAGAAAGCCAGGAGTCGGAGCTGGCGCCTTACCCACCCCAAAACCGTGAAGGATATCATCCCTCTTGGTGTCATATAG
- the LOC116262320 gene encoding uncharacterized protein LOC116262320 isoform X2, whose protein sequence is MHCHKCRSGGVVGLAMACSNTFGLVTGAFLLGFGLSEIPKSIWRNADWGTRQKILSHRVAKMAVNLDNAHQDLSNAIVIAQATSNQMSKRDPLRPYMDVIDDMLLQMFREDPTFKPTGGRLGENDMDYDADEKSMATLRRQLRRAREEYYRYRSEYMTYVMEALELEDTIKSYERGSASGWKYVSSFRSARTGSTGEFLDTIEWIWRCVLTKQLEKLLAVLLGCISAAILLAEATLLPSVDLSLFSILIKAVGKQEMLVQVAALVPLFYMCICTYYSLFKIGMLMFYSLTPRQTSSVSLLMICSMVARYAPPISYNFLNLIRLHGDAKTTFEKRMGNIDDAVPFFGRGFNRIYPLIMVVYTLLVASNFFDKVINFFGSWKRLRFQNDTEDMDGFDPSGVIILQKERSWLEKGSNVGEHVIPLARNFNDVSADAESGNLPMIPVKNVNGVAENDPFELKSVGAGLSRDDRKGFQAVSNGDRRYENGRESIMSNYGFKDQQGRQPKPSASASLQEAGNLKSGPNLRDSMISPSGLANTWTSMKTNFQNFRANLGAKRFLPLRQTQENMPNSGSKTESLDEIFERLKKHPERGRDDDFCYDD, encoded by the exons ATGCATTGTCACAAATGCAGGAGCGGGGGGGTTGTTGGATTGGCCATGGCATGTTCCAATACATTTGGGCTTGTTACTGGTGCCTTTCTTTTGGGATTTGGCTTAAGCGAGATACCAAAGAGCATTTGGAGGAATGCAGATTGGGGAACCCGACAGAAAATTCTCTCTCATCGAGTTGCTAAAATGGCTGTGAATCTTGACAATGCTCATCAAGATTTGTCTAATGCAATTGTG ATTGCTCAAGCAACGTCAAATCAGATGTCTAAGCGTGATCCATTGAGGCCCTATATGGATGTTATTGATGATATGCTGCTTCAAATG TTTAGAGAAGACCCTACTTTCAAACCAACTGGTGGCAGATTAGGGGAAAATGACATGGACTACGATGCAGATGAAAAGTCAATGGCTACACTTAGAAGACAACTTAGAAGAGCTCGGGAGGAATACTATCGGTATAGAAG TGAATACATGACCTATGTCATGGAGGCCTTAGAATTGGAAGACACTATAAAAAGTTATGAACGTGGTAGTGCATCTGGATG GAAATATGTTTCAAGTTTTAGATCTGCTCGCACAGGCAGTACTGGAGAATTCTTGGATACGATAG AGTGGATTTGGCGATGTGTACTCACGAAGCAGCTTGAGAAGTTATTGGCTGTCCTGCTTGGATGTATCTCAGCTGCCATCCTTCTTGCAGAGGCTACACTCCTTCCAAGTGTCGACCTATCTCTTTTCTCCATTCTGATCAAAGCAGTTGGAAAGCAAGAGATGCTTGTGCAG GTTGCTGCACTTGTTCCTTTATTCTACATGTGCATTTGTACATATTACTCCTTATTCAAGATTGGGATGTTGATGTTCTATTCATTGACTCCAAGGCAAACAAGCTCGGTGAGCTTGCTTATGATTTGTTC GATGGTTGCTCGTTATGCCCCTCCAATatcttacaattttttaaatctcATCCGGCTTCATGGAGATGCCAAAACTACCTTTGAAAAG CGAATGGGAAATATTGATGATGCTGTTCCATTCTTTGGGCGGGGATTTAACAGAATTTACCCTCTAATCATGGTTGTTTACACGCTGTTGGTGGCAAGCAATTTTTTTGATAAAGTAATCAACTTTTTTGGTAGCTGGAAGAGGCTCAGATTTCAGAATGACACAGAAGACATGGATGGTTTTGATCCATCAGGAGTCATCATCTTGCAGAAAG AGCGATCCTGGCTTGAGAAAGGGTCCAATGTCGGTGAGCATGTCATTCCATTGGCTAGGAACTTCAATGATGTAAGCGCAGATGCAGAATCTGGTAACTTGCCCATG ATACCTGTGAAAAATGTGAATGGTGTTGCAGAGAACGACCCTTTTGAATTGAAATCAGTGGGAGCTGGTTTATCCAGGGATGACCGGAAAGGGTTTCAAGCTGTCAGTAATGGTGATCGGAGATATGAAAATGGTCGAGAAAGCATAATGAGCAATTATGGTTTCAAAGATCAGCAGGGAAGGCAGCCTAAGCCTTCTGCTTCAGCCTCTCTGCAGGAAGCAGGAAACCTCAAAAGTGGACCTAATTTGAGAGATTCGATGATCAGTCCATCTGGATTGGCAAACACATGGACATCGATGAAGACTAATTTCCAGAATTTCAGGGCAAATTTAGGGGCCAAGAGATTCTTGCCACTCCGCCAAACCCAGGAAAATATGCCAAATTCTGGTTCCAAGACGGAATCTCTGGACGAGATTtttgaaagattgaaaaaacACCCTGAGAGGGGCAGGGACGATGACTTCTGTTACGATGACTGA